The DNA segment TGCGTCAGTAACATTTCCGGTGGACGGGTGGAATAACTCGCCTGATCGGCCAGTTTTTGCAGGAACGCGGGCATCGCCTGCGGATCGAACCCGGAACGCTGAAGAACCTGCAAACCGATACGGTCGGCTTCCTGTTCGTTGCCCTGCGTAAAGCTGATCATTCCCTGCTGCGTGCCGGCCAGCGTACCGGTCAGCGCCGCCATGCCCATTTGCGGGCTGGCCATCGCCAGCAGGATTGAACCCAGCGCGCCGACCCAGGTCAGCGGCGCATTACGTTGCTGATCTTCCATCGCACGGGCCAGATGGCGCTGCGTAACGTGGGAGATTTCATGCGCCATGACCGAGGCCAGCTGGCTTTCATTATCGGTATAGCGGAACAGCGCCGAGTGCAGCACGACGTTGCCGCCGAAGAAGGCAAAGGCGTTCAGCTCGTCATTATTGACGATGAAGAAATGGAACGGCGTGCGCACGGAATAGGCGTGTGCGACCAGACGCTGTCCGAGTTCGTTGATGTACTGATTCAGCAGCGGATCGTTAATCAGCGGCGTACTGGCACGCATCTGACGGACGTAAAAATCGCCCATCTGTAATTCCTGATTTATGCTCAGCGTGCCTCCCGCCGTGGTGCCGATATCCGGTAACTGATCGCTCACCGGCGGTGCCAAAGGCGAGTTAGTGTTTTTGGAAGAAGAGGTCACCGGCGTTGACCAGAATGAACTGTCGTCAGCGCCTGCCGGGAAAATTACGCCAGTGAACAGGCTGCCAAGACACAGGGCGATCACCGTTTTTTTCAACCGCATTACCATAAACATTTGCTTCCCAATAAGTGAACCGCACATCGATGAGCTTTAAGAGCTTTTATTTCATGAACTGGCGAAGTGAGCATTATTTTCTGGCGCTATTGTTGGCGCTGAACTCTATAGTAGCTATCCTCGTGGGAGTTTAAAACACTCCGCTGGCTTCAGTTGTGTGACAACGAATTTAAAAGATAGTTACTTGTGTCTGAGCGCGCAGGGAACGAACAGCGCAACCCCACAGGCAATAAAAATCTCAGGAGCGTTCTCAGATGTTAGACATGTTATTACAGTGGTATCGCCGCCGCTTTACCGACCCGCAGGCTATTGCGCTGCTGGCGATTCTGGTCGCCGGTTTTTGTATCCTTTACTTTCTGAACGGCATTTTAGCCCCGCTGCTGGTGGCGATTGTGCTGGCGTATTTGCTGGAATGGCCGACTGTACGCCTCCAACACGTCGGGCTTTCGCGCACGCTGGCGGTCAGCGTTGTACTGCTGATGTTTGCCGGGATCCTGATGATAGGCATTCTGGTTATTGCCCCGGTGACGTGGCAGCAGGGCGTCAATCTGCTGGCGGATTTACCGAGCATGCTTAACCGTTTCTACGATTTTGCCGCCACGTTGCCCAAGCGTTATCCGGCGCTGGTGGATGCGGGCATCATCGACATGATGGCCGAGAACATGCGCAGCAAGCTCTCGGGGCTGGGCGAATCGGTGGTGAAATATTCTCTGGCGTCGCTGGTCGGATTACTGACGCTGGCCATTTACCTGATTCTGGTACCGATGATGGTCTTCTTCCTGCTCAAAGACAAAGAGCAAATGCTCAATGCTGTGCGCCGCGTTTTGCCGCGCGATCGGGGGCTGGCGGGGCAGGTTTGGGCGGAGATGAATCAGCAGGTCACCAACTATATTCGCGGCAAAGTGCTTGAGATGATAATCGTCGGCGTTGCGACTTATCTGGTCTTCTGGGTAATGGATCTGCGCTATTCGCTGCTGCTGGCGGTGCTGGTAGGTATCTCGGTTCTGATCCCTTATATCGGCGCGATGCTGGTCACCATTCCGGTGGTGATTGTCGCGATGTTCCAGTGGGGGCTCGGCGCAGATTTCTGGACGCTCATCGTCGCCTATCTGGTAGTGCAGGGGCTGGACGGCAACGTCATCGTTCCTTTGCTGTTCTCCGAAGCGGTGAACCTGCATCCGCTGGTGATCATCCTTTCGGTGGTGGTGTTCGGCGGACTATGGGGATTCTGGGGCGTGTTCTTTGCGATACCGCTGGCCACGCTGGTCAAAGCGGTTGTTCACGTCTGGCCGGATGAATTGCTGAACGAAACGGTCTGAGGCCATCATTCTCTCACTCAAATAAAAAAAGCGCGTCTGCGCTTTTTTTTATGAACGTGGATCAGGCGTAAACAATCAGGCTGATTTCTCGTTCAGATAGGCCATCACGATGTCATGGTGATTGGTGGTTTTGAAGTCGTCGAACACTTTTTCAACCTTGCCATTGCCGTCGAGCAGGAAGCTGATGCGGTGGATGCCGTCGTAGGTTTTCCCCATAAAGGTTTTTTCACCCCAGACACCAAACGCCTCGCACACCTGGTGATCTTCATCGGACAGCAAGGTGAAGTTCAGCAGTTCTTTCTCGACAAAACGAGACAGTTTTTCAGGTTTATCGGTGCTGATCCCCAGCACTTCCACCCCCTCACTTTTCAGCTGATCCATGTTATCGCGCAGTCCGCAGGCCTGTACGGTACAGCCTGGGGTCATAGCTTTTGGATAAAAATAGACCAGGACTCTCTGTCCCTGGAAGTCGGCCAGATTAATTTGTTCACCGTCTTGATCGGGTAAACTAAATTGCGGCGCAGGATCACCGGCTTTCAGTGGGCTCATTGTCTTTCTCCGTATCTCTTAGCGATTACTGCAGTTTATTTTCATTCTCAGAATAACTAACGACGTTAATACTGCCTTGCGCATTCAGTTCTGTACATAGCTGATGAAAGGCTTGCTCAATTATTGCCGGATCGGTATTCGCCGCACTGTGCGCCGTCATCTGGATAGAGAGCTGCGCGGGCGTGGTGGCATCGGCAGGGCGGGTTTTCGACGCCAGTTCTGCAATGTTCATCTGGTGCGTATCGAATAAATCGGTAAAGCGTTCGATCAGGTGCGGAGAGTCTTTGACTTCTACTTTCACCCAGACGGTGGCAGGCATCGGCGGACGAACCGGTGCGCTGGTACGTTTCATCACGATGAGTAATTCCAGCTCGGCGCCTTTTTGCGGCAGGGTAGACTCAATCAGCGTGATGGCGTTCCAGCTACCGGAAAGCAGCATGATAAAGGTGAACTCGTCACCGAGCATCGCCAGACGGCTATCCTCGATATTACAGCCGCAGCTGCTGACCTGGCGGGTAATGGTATTGACGATACCAGAGCGATCGGCACCTAAGGCGGTGATAACCAGATAATGTTGTTGTGGCTGCGGCAAAATGGCTGTTCCTGTCGTGCTTGGGAGTATTCCCAAGGTAAACATAAAAAAAACCGTCGGACAAGCGCTTACAACACGTTGATTGCTTGCTTTTGCAGTGGTGTCAAAAGTACCATGAGTGACCTGTTTGTGGAGGGGAAGGTCAATGTTTACGGGAAGTATTGTTGCACTGGTTACGCCGATGGACACCAAAGGTGCTGTCGATCGCGCGAGTCTGAAAAAACTGATTGATTATCATGTGTCCAGTGGTACTGCGGCGATCGTTTCCGTTGGCACGACAGGCGAGTCGGCTACGCTTAGCCATGACGAACACGGTGACGTGGTCATGCAAACGCTGGAACTGGCCGATGGGCGCATCCCTATTATCGCAGGCACTGGTGCCAATGCCACCGCCGAAGCGATTTCTCTGACGCAACGTTTTGAAAAGAGTGGTGTTGTGGGCTGTCTGACAGTCACACCTTATTATAACCGTCCTACGCAGGAAGGCCTGTATCAGCACTTCAAAGCCATCGCTGAAAACACCTCGCTGCCGCAAATTCTCTACAACGTGCCTTCACGTACCGGCTGCGATATGTTGCCGCCAACCATCGCGCGTTTAGCAAAATTAAAGAATATTGTTGCTGTTAAAGAAGCAACAGGGAACTTAAGTCGTGTTAGTCAGATCCAAGTGCTGGTTGATGATGAAGATTTCATTCTGTTGAGCGGCGATGACGCCAGCGGTCTGGACTTTATGCAACTTGGTGGCAAAGGCGTCATTTCCGTCACAGCCAACGTGGCTGCCCGTGAAATGGCCCAACTTTGTGAACTGGCGGCAAGGGGCAACTTTGCCCAAGCGCGTCGCCTGAATCAGCGCCTGATGCCGTTGCATCAGCATTTGTTCGTAGAAGCAAACCCAATCCCGGTGAAATGGGCCTGTAAGGCACTGGGGTTGATGGCAACCGATACTCTGCGTCTGCCTATGACGCCGTTAACAGATGCTGCCCGTCCGGTCGTGGAACAAGCATTAAAAAGCGCCGGTTTGCTGTAACTCTTAGGAAGATTTGATGGCCTCTTTATTTGACAAGAATAGTTTCCAGATGACCCGTTTGCAGAAAACAGCCGTAGCGAAAGTGGTCGGGGTTTCCCTGATTATGCTGCTGGCGGCCTGTTCCACAGACCAGCGTTACAAGCGTCAGGTCAGCGGTGATGAATCCTACCTCGATGCGCCCGCGCTCAGTGAGCTCAAAGCACCGGCGGGCATGATTCTGCCAGTGCAGAATGGCACTTACGAAATCCGTCAGGGCGCAATGCAAGGTGCGGTCGGCAAACAGCTCGATATCCGTCCACCAATGCAGCCTCTGGCCTTGCTGAACGGTTCACAAACGCAGTTCGCCGGTGACAGCAGTACTGTATTGCTGGAAAACACCGCGCAAAACCGCGATTTGTGGAACAGCGTGGTGAAAGCCGTTCAACAAAATAATTACAAAATTGCAAACCGCGATGACGCTAACCAGACGCTGACCACTGATTTTGTCGACTGGAATCGTGCAGATGAAGACTTCCAGTATCAGGGCCGTTACCAGATCAGCGTGAAACAGCAGAGCTACCAGTTAGCGCTGACCGTGAAAACGCTTGAGCTGAAACAGCAGGATAAAGCCGTCACCGCCTCAGCTGAAATCCAGCGGTATAACAGCCAGATGATGAACTCCATCACCGCCAGTCTGGATAAAGTGCAGCAGGATACACAAGCCCGTCTCGACAATCGTCGCGTCGGTGAAATCGACGTGCAGAGCGGCGCTGATGATACCGGTTTACCGGTGCTGATTGTACGTACCTCCTACGGCGTAGTGTGGGATCGCCTACCGAATGCACTGGCGAAAGCGGGCATGAAAGTGACCGACAGCAGCCGTCCGCAGGGTACATTGTCCGTCACCTACAAACCGTTGAATGACGATGCGTGGCAGACACTGGGTGCGAAAGATCCGGGCCTCTCTTCCGGTGACTACAAACTTCAGGTTGGTGACCTCGACAACCGTAGTAGCTTGCAGTTCCTTGATCCTAAAGGACATGCTCTCAGCCAGTCGCAGAACGACGCGATGGTGGCGGTCATGCAGGCCGCATTTAGCCAGAGCAGTGCAAAATAATACCAAGGGGCTCCGGCCCCTTTTTACATCTGTTTTTTCCACTGGAGTAAGTAAAGATGCAAAAGTTAGCTGAGTTGTATCGCGGCAAGGCGAAAACCGTCTATACCACTGAAAACCCGGACCTGCTGGTGCTGGAATTCCGTAACGATACGTCAGCACTGGATGGTCAGCGTATTGAGCAGTTCGACCGTAAAGGTATGGTTAACAACAAATTTAACCATTTCATCATGGCTAAGCTGGAAGAAGCCGGGATTCCTACCCAAATGGAACGCCTGCTGTCTGATAACGAAGTGCTGGTGAAAAAACTGGATATGGTCCCGGTTGAATGCGTGATCCGTAACCGTGCTGCAGGATCGCTGGTGAAACGTCTGGGCATTGAAGAAGGTCTGGTTCTGA comes from the Enterobacteriaceae bacterium Kacie_13 genome and includes:
- a CDS encoding M48 family metalloprotease, translated to MFMVMRLKKTVIALCLGSLFTGVIFPAGADDSSFWSTPVTSSSKNTNSPLAPPVSDQLPDIGTTAGGTLSINQELQMGDFYVRQMRASTPLINDPLLNQYINELGQRLVAHAYSVRTPFHFFIVNNDELNAFAFFGGNVVLHSALFRYTDNESQLASVMAHEISHVTQRHLARAMEDQQRNAPLTWVGALGSILLAMASPQMGMAALTGTLAGTQQGMISFTQGNEQEADRIGLQVLQRSGFDPQAMPAFLQKLADQASYSTRPPEMLLTHPLPDSRLADVRNRANQMPHTVVQSSQNYLMAKVRMLGMYGSESFPLTDDYLQKLSDGNVREQLAAKYGQALQFYKAKKYDQARAILEPLLVQNPGNEWLLDLSTDNDIESKRAPQAIARLEQAGAATSSNPVLQLNLANAYLEGAKPANASKILNRYTFSYPGDPNGWDLLSQASAAQGLRAQELAARAESMALIGRLDQAIEMLSNASALQKLGSLEQARYDARIDQLRQLQGRFRQYQKG
- a CDS encoding AI-2E family transporter; the encoded protein is MLDMLLQWYRRRFTDPQAIALLAILVAGFCILYFLNGILAPLLVAIVLAYLLEWPTVRLQHVGLSRTLAVSVVLLMFAGILMIGILVIAPVTWQQGVNLLADLPSMLNRFYDFAATLPKRYPALVDAGIIDMMAENMRSKLSGLGESVVKYSLASLVGLLTLAIYLILVPMMVFFLLKDKEQMLNAVRRVLPRDRGLAGQVWAEMNQQVTNYIRGKVLEMIIVGVATYLVFWVMDLRYSLLLAVLVGISVLIPYIGAMLVTIPVVIVAMFQWGLGADFWTLIVAYLVVQGLDGNVIVPLLFSEAVNLHPLVIILSVVVFGGLWGFWGVFFAIPLATLVKAVVHVWPDELLNETV
- a CDS encoding thioredoxin-dependent thiol peroxidase, with protein sequence MSPLKAGDPAPQFSLPDQDGEQINLADFQGQRVLVYFYPKAMTPGCTVQACGLRDNMDQLKSEGVEVLGISTDKPEKLSRFVEKELLNFTLLSDEDHQVCEAFGVWGEKTFMGKTYDGIHRISFLLDGNGKVEKVFDDFKTTNHHDIVMAYLNEKSA
- a CDS encoding glycine cleavage system transcriptional repressor — protein: MPQPQQHYLVITALGADRSGIVNTITRQVSSCGCNIEDSRLAMLGDEFTFIMLLSGSWNAITLIESTLPQKGAELELLIVMKRTSAPVRPPMPATVWVKVEVKDSPHLIERFTDLFDTHQMNIAELASKTRPADATTPAQLSIQMTAHSAANTDPAIIEQAFHQLCTELNAQGSINVVSYSENENKLQ
- the dapA gene encoding 4-hydroxy-tetrahydrodipicolinate synthase; translation: MFTGSIVALVTPMDTKGAVDRASLKKLIDYHVSSGTAAIVSVGTTGESATLSHDEHGDVVMQTLELADGRIPIIAGTGANATAEAISLTQRFEKSGVVGCLTVTPYYNRPTQEGLYQHFKAIAENTSLPQILYNVPSRTGCDMLPPTIARLAKLKNIVAVKEATGNLSRVSQIQVLVDDEDFILLSGDDASGLDFMQLGGKGVISVTANVAAREMAQLCELAARGNFAQARRLNQRLMPLHQHLFVEANPIPVKWACKALGLMATDTLRLPMTPLTDAARPVVEQALKSAGLL
- the bamC gene encoding outer membrane protein assembly factor BamC; this translates as MASLFDKNSFQMTRLQKTAVAKVVGVSLIMLLAACSTDQRYKRQVSGDESYLDAPALSELKAPAGMILPVQNGTYEIRQGAMQGAVGKQLDIRPPMQPLALLNGSQTQFAGDSSTVLLENTAQNRDLWNSVVKAVQQNNYKIANRDDANQTLTTDFVDWNRADEDFQYQGRYQISVKQQSYQLALTVKTLELKQQDKAVTASAEIQRYNSQMMNSITASLDKVQQDTQARLDNRRVGEIDVQSGADDTGLPVLIVRTSYGVVWDRLPNALAKAGMKVTDSSRPQGTLSVTYKPLNDDAWQTLGAKDPGLSSGDYKLQVGDLDNRSSLQFLDPKGHALSQSQNDAMVAVMQAAFSQSSAK